A window of Sulfurimonas gotlandica GD1 contains these coding sequences:
- the dapA gene encoding 4-hydroxy-tetrahydrodipicolinate synthase produces MNIVTGSSTALITPFRNGKLDEQAYAALVQRQINNGMDAVCPVGTTGESATLSYDEDRRCMEIAVEVCKGTTTKVLAGAGSNSTSEAINAARNAQECGVDAIFSVAPYYVKPSQEGLYQHYKAIAQTVPDLPFMLYNVPGRTVVDITADTVIRLFDDVKNIYGIKEATGSLERTIELLSRRPELKVFSGDDAIDFPMLANGAAGITSVTSNLMPDLKSELVRLAHKGDFAGAKAINDKLYPLNSVMFCESNPVPIKAAMYIAGLIDTLEYRLPLVRPSLENMKKIEEVMKNYEIKGL; encoded by the coding sequence ATGAATATTGTAACAGGTTCGTCAACAGCATTAATAACTCCATTTAGAAATGGCAAACTAGATGAGCAGGCTTATGCTGCACTTGTACAAAGACAAATAAACAACGGTATGGATGCAGTATGTCCGGTTGGAACTACTGGTGAGAGTGCAACTTTGTCATATGATGAAGATAGAAGATGTATGGAAATAGCTGTAGAAGTTTGTAAAGGAACTACTACTAAAGTACTTGCAGGCGCTGGAAGCAACTCAACATCAGAAGCTATAAATGCTGCTAGAAATGCACAAGAATGTGGCGTAGATGCAATCTTCTCTGTAGCTCCATACTATGTAAAACCTTCTCAAGAAGGTCTTTATCAGCACTATAAAGCAATAGCCCAAACTGTGCCTGATCTTCCTTTTATGCTTTATAATGTTCCTGGTCGTACAGTTGTTGATATCACTGCAGATACTGTTATCAGACTTTTTGATGATGTGAAAAACATATATGGTATCAAAGAAGCAACAGGAAGTTTGGAACGTACAATCGAGCTTCTTTCTCGTCGCCCTGAGCTTAAAGTGTTTTCTGGTGATGATGCTATTGATTTTCCTATGTTAGCAAATGGTGCAGCAGGAATTACTTCTGTTACCTCAAACCTAATGCCTGATTTAAAATCAGAATTAGTTAGACTTGCTCATAAAGGTGATTTTGCAGGTGCAAAAGCTATCAACGATAAGCTTTACCCTCTAAACTCAGTAATGTTTTGTGAGTCAAATCCTGTTCCAATTAAAGCGGCTATGTATATCGCTGGTCTAATAGATACTTTGGAATATAGACTTCCACTCGTACGCCCAAGTCTAGAGAATATGAAGAAGATAGAAGAAGTTATGAAAAATTACGAGATAAAAGGACTATAA
- a CDS encoding PaaI family thioesterase, with the protein MNAQEIDKQDIDFLKFIGGEVLDLGDGYAQLGFDVEPHHKQHFGVVHGGAIATLADHCGWYAAVSMLEKGFSAVTIEIKVNYLKPARDEVLKAEARVINQSKRTIFTTIEIFSKDTLVAYATATYHVLDERKALDNAKQ; encoded by the coding sequence ATGAACGCTCAAGAAATTGACAAACAAGATATAGACTTCTTGAAATTTATCGGTGGTGAAGTCCTAGACCTAGGTGACGGTTATGCTCAACTGGGCTTTGACGTAGAGCCACATCACAAACAGCACTTTGGTGTAGTTCATGGTGGTGCTATCGCTACACTGGCTGACCACTGTGGATGGTATGCTGCTGTATCAATGCTAGAGAAAGGTTTTAGTGCCGTTACGATTGAGATAAAGGTCAACTATCTAAAACCTGCAAGAGATGAAGTCTTAAAAGCTGAAGCAAGAGTTATTAACCAATCTAAAAGAACTATATTTACGACGATAGAGATATTTTCAAAAGATACTCTTGTTGCTTATGCAACTGCTACTTACCACGTTTTAGATGAAAGAAAGGCTTTGGACAATGCTAAACAATAG
- a CDS encoding ACT domain-containing protein, which translates to MSKIIKQLSVFVENKKGELSDITTLLASSNVSIKSINLSDASDFGILRLIVSDNDKAKAILNEAGFSSRFTDVFAVEVSDHIGSFNSVIKALAKENINIEYTYTLSNAQIGAFIFKVSDRELTHAIKTLESDGINLLSEV; encoded by the coding sequence ATGTCAAAAATCATAAAGCAACTGTCTGTGTTTGTAGAAAATAAAAAAGGTGAATTGAGTGATATTACTACACTTTTAGCATCAAGTAATGTTTCAATTAAGTCAATTAATCTATCAGATGCCAGTGATTTTGGTATACTTAGGCTAATAGTAAGTGACAACGACAAAGCAAAAGCCATCTTAAATGAAGCTGGTTTTTCTTCTCGTTTTACTGATGTCTTTGCGGTAGAAGTAAGTGATCATATTGGTAGTTTTAACAGTGTTATAAAAGCACTTGCAAAAGAAAATATCAACATAGAATATACTTATACTCTCTCAAATGCTCAGATTGGTGCGTTTATATTTAAGGTCTCAGACAGAGAACTTACTCACGCAATCAAAACACTTGAATCTGATGGTATTAATTTACTCAGCGAGGTATAA